The following are encoded together in the Clostridium sp. BJN0013 genome:
- a CDS encoding NlpC/P60 family protein: MNKKTLSVVIALAMSLSIAGNVLAAPGSSNSLTEVKQEKQQLEIKVEKLNSEIVQVIQKIDANKKDIAKVSDNMKKTQDNIESTEKDIESQQELFNKRVKVMYINGMDSYLGVILDADSLNDFISRIDNIKKIMGFDKQVIGSLTDKKEQLDEDKQKLDSENNRLLALKSENEEKLSKLNSDKETQTNLIADLNKKEEALEAVDTTTSQVIATASNNVQQIRESAPRITNSDGSSSISVSRGGQQLVSSSAVVAYASNFLGVPYVWGGTSPSGFDCSGLVQYVYAHFGVNLPRVSQDQQKSGTAVSRSELEPGDLVFFGYPAYHVGIYVGNGAFINAPKTGDVVKIASLDARSDFSGGRRVK; encoded by the coding sequence TTGAATAAAAAAACTTTGTCTGTTGTAATTGCCCTAGCTATGTCATTGTCAATAGCTGGAAATGTATTAGCGGCACCTGGCAGTTCAAATTCATTAACTGAAGTTAAACAGGAAAAACAACAGTTAGAAATTAAAGTTGAAAAATTAAACAGTGAAATAGTACAAGTTATACAGAAGATTGATGCCAATAAAAAGGACATCGCTAAAGTTTCAGATAATATGAAAAAGACCCAAGATAATATAGAGTCTACTGAGAAGGATATAGAAAGTCAACAGGAATTATTTAACAAGAGGGTAAAGGTCATGTATATAAATGGTATGGACAGTTATCTTGGTGTTATACTTGATGCAGATAGTTTAAATGATTTTATATCCAGAATAGATAATATAAAGAAGATAATGGGTTTTGATAAACAAGTTATAGGCAGTTTAACGGATAAAAAAGAACAGTTGGATGAGGACAAGCAAAAATTAGATAGTGAAAATAATAGACTCTTAGCATTAAAATCTGAAAATGAAGAAAAGTTGTCCAAGCTTAATAGTGATAAAGAGACTCAAACTAATTTAATAGCTGACTTAAATAAAAAAGAAGAGGCTCTTGAAGCAGTAGATACTACTACTTCACAAGTAATAGCTACGGCATCAAATAATGTACAGCAGATTAGGGAGTCTGCGCCAAGAATTACTAACTCCGATGGAAGTTCAAGCATAAGTGTTTCAAGAGGTGGACAACAATTAGTATCTTCCAGTGCAGTGGTTGCATATGCTTCTAATTTTTTAGGTGTTCCCTATGTGTGGGGAGGAACATCTCCTTCAGGTTTTGATTGTTCGGGTTTAGTCCAGTATGTATATGCACATTTTGGAGTTAATCTTCCAAGAGTTTCACAAGATCAGCAAAAGTCAGGTACAGCTGTATCTAGAAGTGAACTTGAACCAGGAGATTTAGTATTTTTTGGTTATCCTGCATATCATGTTGGCATATATGTAGGTAATGGAGCTTTTATTAATGCACCTAAAACAGGAGATGTAGTCAAGATAGCATCTTTGGATGCCAGATCTGATTTTAGTGGAGGAAGACGAGTTAAATAA
- a CDS encoding desulfoferrodoxin, giving the protein MIEIKQVYKCEVCGNIVEVLYNGGGTLACCGQPMKLIEENTVDAASEKHVPVIEEIDGGVVVKVGSVEHPMLPEHYIQWIEVHTENKIYRKYLKPGEKPEATFKLDEKLVMAREYCNLHGLWKK; this is encoded by the coding sequence ATGATAGAAATTAAGCAAGTATATAAATGTGAAGTCTGTGGAAACATAGTGGAGGTTCTTTATAATGGAGGAGGCACTTTGGCTTGCTGTGGTCAACCAATGAAGCTTATTGAAGAAAATACTGTAGATGCAGCTTCTGAAAAGCATGTACCCGTAATCGAAGAAATAGATGGAGGAGTAGTAGTTAAAGTTGGATCAGTTGAACATCCAATGCTGCCAGAACATTATATTCAATGGATTGAGGTTCATACTGAAAATAAAATTTATAGAAAGTATTTGAAACCAGGAGAAAAACCAGAAGCTACATTTAAATTAGATGAAAAATTAGTAATGGCACGAGAATATTGTAATTTACATGGACTCTGGAAAAAATAA
- the rbr gene encoding rubrerythrin, with product MASLKGTKTAENLMKAFAGESQARNRYTYYSSTAKKEGYVQISNIFLETAENEKEHAKRFFKFLNEDLLGESVEINASYPVALGDTKTILKAAAKGENEEWSKLYPEFADIADKEGFSDIAEVFRKIAEVEKHHEERYLALLKNIENNTVFKKQKVHKWKCINCGYIYEGVFAPEVCPSCAHPQSYFEIFIENY from the coding sequence ATGGCATCTTTAAAAGGTACAAAAACTGCTGAAAATTTAATGAAGGCTTTTGCAGGAGAATCTCAAGCAAGAAATAGATACACTTATTATTCATCTACTGCTAAAAAGGAAGGTTATGTTCAAATTTCTAACATATTTTTAGAAACTGCTGAAAATGAGAAAGAACATGCCAAAAGATTTTTTAAATTTTTAAATGAAGATTTATTAGGAGAATCTGTAGAAATAAATGCTTCTTATCCAGTTGCTCTGGGAGATACCAAAACAATTCTTAAAGCAGCTGCAAAAGGTGAGAATGAAGAATGGTCGAAACTTTATCCAGAATTTGCTGACATAGCTGATAAAGAAGGTTTTTCTGATATAGCAGAGGTTTTTAGAAAAATAGCTGAAGTTGAAAAACATCATGAAGAAAGATATTTAGCTTTACTTAAAAATATAGAAAACAATACCGTATTTAAAAAGCAAAAAGTACACAAATGGAAATGTATTAACTGCGGATATATTTATGAAGGAGTATTTGCTCCTGAAGTTTGTCCTTCCTGTGCACATCCTCAATCATATTTTGAAATATTTATAGAAAACTATTAG
- a CDS encoding transposase produces the protein MSGNGKRYNAEFRSDAIKLVLEKRRFVNSAAKDLGINDQTLRNWVNSKNETSAWPYIRLQRCANYLMCHAVDVTE, from the coding sequence ATGTCAGGTAATGGTAAGAGGTATAATGCAGAATTTAGATCAGATGCCATAAAACTTGTACTGGAAAAAAGAAGGTTTGTGAACAGCGCAGCAAAAGATTTGGGTATAAATGACCAGACCTTGAGAAATTGGGTAAATAGCAAAAATGAGACGTCAGCGTGGCCATACATTCGGTTACAAAGATGTGCAAATTATTTAATGTGTCATGCAGTGGATGTTACTGAATAA
- a CDS encoding HD domain-containing protein, which yields MINLNYIKKFIYDVKDIINEVEGELYLVGGYIRNKLINIVSQPKDADFVFNGDIHELINKLQNKGYKFFPIKKSVSIYRCVKDQSKIDVSLMKGNSIEEDLGNRDFTINAIALRLGDNKIIDPFYGRRAIQSRIIKNVTDRSLEYDPCRILRGIRFCISLGMHFNLETENNIEKFKGKIVDLPKERIFNELMLIIESDKYGRAFEILDNYRILRYIIPYIEESKTIGKCKYHVEDVFTHLNLTYGIFKDILNGSINFENLDINKLNTKMGEFKLKEYLALACFLHDIGKYEAYKKVGDKVSFYKHEIKGAAICRNFCNYMKLSKKATKYIENIVEGHMYPLSIFTNKTINRKKAFYKFFNKYDGYVVEIIITAFCDNCATKMLLEIKDKNSGFKEFIEEMLKEYKLYCSIRDNKILSGEEVVEVLVKSGPQVKTAIESIRRLRYLGEIITREDALNYLKSQTSKIYI from the coding sequence GTGATAAATTTGAATTATATAAAAAAATTTATTTATGATGTAAAAGATATAATTAATGAAGTAGAAGGAGAACTTTATTTAGTAGGAGGATATATAAGAAATAAGTTAATAAATATAGTCTCTCAGCCTAAAGATGCAGATTTTGTGTTTAATGGAGATATTCATGAACTTATAAATAAACTTCAAAATAAAGGATATAAATTTTTCCCTATAAAAAAAAGTGTATCTATATATAGATGTGTAAAAGATCAAAGTAAAATAGACGTATCTCTTATGAAAGGAAATTCCATTGAAGAAGATTTGGGAAATAGAGATTTTACAATTAATGCCATAGCCTTAAGACTTGGCGATAATAAAATAATAGATCCTTTTTATGGAAGAAGGGCAATTCAGAGTAGGATAATAAAAAATGTTACTGATAGAAGTCTAGAATATGATCCTTGTAGAATATTAAGGGGTATTAGATTTTGTATAAGTTTAGGGATGCATTTTAATTTAGAAACTGAGAATAATATTGAAAAATTCAAAGGTAAAATAGTGGATCTACCCAAGGAAAGAATTTTCAACGAACTTATGCTTATAATAGAAAGTGATAAATATGGAAGAGCCTTTGAAATTCTTGATAATTATAGAATACTAAGGTATATAATTCCTTATATAGAAGAATCTAAAACTATAGGAAAATGTAAATATCATGTTGAAGATGTATTTACTCATTTAAATTTAACTTATGGAATATTTAAAGATATTTTAAATGGCAGTATAAATTTTGAAAATTTAGATATCAATAAATTAAATACTAAAATGGGTGAATTTAAATTAAAAGAATATTTAGCTTTGGCCTGCTTTTTACATGATATAGGCAAATATGAAGCGTATAAAAAAGTAGGAGATAAAGTAAGTTTTTACAAACATGAAATAAAGGGAGCTGCTATATGTAGAAATTTTTGCAATTATATGAAATTATCTAAAAAGGCAACAAAATATATAGAAAATATAGTAGAAGGACATATGTATCCACTGAGCATTTTTACAAATAAAACTATAAATAGAAAAAAGGCTTTTTATAAATTTTTTAATAAATATGATGGATATGTAGTAGAAATAATTATTACTGCGTTTTGTGATAATTGTGCTACCAAAATGTTATTAGAGATAAAAGATAAAAATTCAGGGTTTAAAGAATTTATTGAGGAGATGTTAAAAGAATATAAATTATATTGTAGTATACGAGATAATAAAATTCTAAGTGGAGAAGAGGTTGTTGAAGTATTGGTTAAATCAGGACCTCAGGTAAAAACTGCAATTGAAAGTATTCGTAGGCTCAGATATTTAGGCGAAATAATTACTAGAGAAGATGCATTAAATTATTTAAAATCACAGACTTCTAAAATTTATATTTAA
- a CDS encoding permease prefix domain 1-containing protein — protein MNKIDLYVDRICSKFNESDKDIQILREELKSNLHDEVLELQDQGFSEEESIKITLKNFGEENNVISEMNSIWTRKSEFTLKIVKTAIAIFITGCILFIIHILFNNGSLTFQNLTSLLFSISWIIGCIAFYQHINIENKSVFLYLIALCDIIFSVFFVSFILFPNHVKETLIIISGIILITVLIMKVYFIKNKLQNQK, from the coding sequence ATGAATAAAATTGACCTGTATGTAGACCGTATTTGCAGCAAGTTCAATGAATCTGACAAGGATATCCAAATACTTAGAGAAGAACTGAAATCAAACCTTCATGATGAGGTATTAGAGCTGCAAGATCAAGGTTTCAGCGAGGAAGAAAGTATAAAAATTACCTTGAAGAATTTTGGTGAAGAAAACAATGTTATTTCAGAAATGAACAGCATATGGACAAGAAAAAGCGAGTTTACTTTGAAAATTGTAAAAACAGCAATTGCCATTTTTATAACTGGTTGTATCTTGTTCATCATTCATATTCTTTTTAATAATGGCAGTCTTACTTTTCAAAATCTTACTTCTTTACTTTTTAGTATTTCTTGGATTATCGGGTGCATTGCTTTCTACCAACATATCAATATTGAAAACAAAAGCGTATTTTTATATCTAATAGCCCTATGCGATATCATCTTTAGTGTATTTTTTGTTTCCTTTATACTTTTTCCAAATCACGTAAAAGAAACTTTAATCATTATATCTGGCATTATATTAATTACAGTTTTAATTATGAAGGTATATTTCATTAAGAATAAACTTCAAAATCAAAAATAA
- a CDS encoding PadR family transcriptional regulator, protein MEFEKELLKGYIDIIVLSILKHKDMYGYEVGKTIKQTNKNFEMKEATLYVSLKRLEKRNYLEGYWNDDENTGGGRRRYYRITQEGLNFFKEKVQEWVVLRELLDHFLEVNINE, encoded by the coding sequence GTGGAATTCGAAAAGGAATTATTAAAAGGCTATATTGATATAATCGTTTTATCAATCTTAAAACATAAAGATATGTATGGTTATGAAGTTGGAAAAACCATAAAACAAACAAATAAAAACTTTGAGATGAAGGAAGCAACCTTATATGTATCTTTAAAGAGACTGGAAAAGAGAAATTATTTGGAAGGATACTGGAATGACGATGAAAATACTGGTGGCGGGAGAAGACGTTATTATAGGATTACACAAGAAGGTTTGAATTTTTTTAAAGAAAAAGTTCAGGAATGGGTGGTTCTTAGGGAACTATTAGATCATTTTTTGGAGGTGAACATTAATGAATAA
- a CDS encoding lysostaphin resistance A-like protein: MSNLNSFKILSNLENEKSEVKKLSITDAVLAAISYILILYFSLGISFHVISLFNNIILKLSLSIFILGVTFFAVTAVFYGYYITNLSKDKIKVRPVKKFTLINSLLLILIVLGYLLFFDSLLMPIDKILPGFSLVMKSIQLINKNPVFFIGYSYVIGPLLTEFVFRGIIVGGLSKKYSNLKAILISSLLFGISTFSPAAFMCAFILGILLGYLYIKTYSLYLCIIGDILYNVITSILLQCYPQFLLLISSNILIIALLSIIGLLIMYLGIKRLSSNIEKTALQ; this comes from the coding sequence ATGTCTAATTTAAATTCTTTTAAAATTTTATCAAATCTTGAAAATGAAAAATCAGAGGTTAAAAAGCTGAGTATTACAGATGCAGTACTTGCTGCAATTTCTTATATATTGATATTGTATTTTTCTTTAGGCATCAGTTTCCATGTGATTAGCCTATTCAACAATATCATATTAAAATTGTCATTGTCTATTTTTATATTAGGAGTTACTTTTTTCGCAGTTACTGCAGTATTCTATGGATATTACATTACTAATCTTAGTAAAGATAAAATTAAAGTGAGACCGGTAAAAAAATTTACTTTAATTAATTCATTGCTTCTAATACTGATTGTTTTAGGTTATCTGCTGTTTTTCGATTCACTTTTGATGCCAATAGATAAAATTCTTCCGGGATTTAGCTTAGTTATGAAAAGCATACAACTTATTAATAAAAATCCTGTATTTTTTATTGGATACTCATATGTCATTGGACCTTTATTAACAGAGTTTGTATTTAGAGGTATTATTGTCGGCGGACTTTCCAAAAAATATTCCAATCTAAAAGCAATATTGATATCCTCACTGCTGTTTGGAATATCTACCTTTAGCCCTGCAGCATTTATGTGCGCTTTTATACTTGGAATCTTATTAGGTTACCTTTATATAAAAACTTATTCATTATATTTATGTATAATTGGCGATATACTCTATAATGTAATTACAAGCATTTTACTTCAATGCTATCCACAGTTTTTATTGCTAATTAGCTCAAATATTCTTATTATAGCCCTATTATCTATCATTGGACTTTTGATAATGTATCTTGGCATAAAAAGACTTTCCTCAAATATTGAAAAGACTGCTTTACAATAA
- the rsmI gene encoding 16S rRNA (cytidine(1402)-2'-O)-methyltransferase: protein MGKLFLVATPIGNLKDITLRALETLESVDLIAAEDTRQSLKLLNHFNIKKPLISYYKYNENGKSELLIEKLRDGKSIALVSDAGTPGISDPGSVIVRKCIEEGIDFEVLPGANAVTTALVYSGMDTSQFMFMGFLPRENKDKKIFLQSVKDRRETLIMYESPHRLIHTLEALKDILGNRHIAICRELTKIYEEILRFTIEESINYYSGRNIKGEFVLVIEGKDKKELLQEKKKKWEDLSIEDHIKMYIDKGLDKKEAVKKVAKDRNVCKSKIYKYSINL from the coding sequence ATGGGTAAACTTTTTTTAGTGGCAACTCCTATAGGAAATTTAAAAGACATAACTTTAAGAGCTTTAGAAACACTAGAAAGTGTGGATTTAATAGCAGCAGAAGATACCAGACAGAGCTTAAAGTTATTAAATCATTTTAATATAAAAAAGCCTCTTATAAGCTATTATAAATATAATGAAAATGGTAAGAGTGAATTGTTAATAGAAAAACTAAGAGATGGAAAAAGTATAGCATTGGTAAGTGATGCAGGTACCCCGGGGATATCAGATCCAGGAAGTGTTATTGTACGTAAGTGTATAGAAGAAGGGATAGATTTTGAAGTATTACCCGGTGCTAATGCTGTAACTACAGCATTAGTTTATTCGGGTATGGATACTTCTCAATTCATGTTTATGGGATTTTTACCCAGGGAAAATAAAGATAAAAAAATTTTTTTACAGAGTGTAAAGGATAGAAGGGAAACCCTTATAATGTATGAATCTCCACATAGATTAATACATACTTTAGAAGCTTTGAAAGATATTTTAGGTAATAGACATATAGCCATATGTAGGGAACTTACCAAAATTTATGAAGAAATATTAAGATTTACTATAGAAGAATCTATAAATTATTATTCTGGCAGAAATATAAAAGGAGAATTTGTTCTTGTAATAGAAGGTAAGGATAAAAAAGAACTTTTACAAGAGAAAAAGAAAAAATGGGAAGATTTATCTATAGAAGATCATATAAAGATGTATATTGATAAGGGATTAGATAAAAAAGAGGCTGTAAAAAAAGTAGCCAAGGATAGAAATGTTTGTAAATCTAAAATTTATAAATATTCTATTAATTTATAA
- a CDS encoding AbrB/MazE/SpoVT family DNA-binding domain-containing protein, producing MKSTGVVRRVDELGRIVIPIELRRTLDIAEKDALEIYVDGEQIILKKYEPACIFCGDARDVVNYRGKNICKSCLNELKEGK from the coding sequence ATGAAATCGACAGGTGTTGTAAGAAGAGTAGACGAGCTAGGAAGAATTGTTATTCCTATAGAATTAAGAAGAACTCTAGACATCGCTGAAAAGGATGCCTTAGAAATATATGTAGATGGCGAACAAATCATATTAAAGAAATATGAACCTGCATGTATTTTTTGTGGTGATGCACGAGATGTAGTAAACTATAGAGGCAAAAATATCTGCAAAAGCTGTCTAAATGAATTAAAAGAAGGAAAATAA